A stretch of the Notamacropus eugenii isolate mMacEug1 chromosome 2, mMacEug1.pri_v2, whole genome shotgun sequence genome encodes the following:
- the GPR137 gene encoding integral membrane protein GPR137 isoform X1: MSGMEGNLSGLVPAAGLVPALPPAVTLGLTAAYTTLYGLLFLSVYAQLWLVLFYGHKRLSYQTVFLALCLLWAALRTTLFSFYFRDTARANRLGPLPFWLLYCCPVCLQFFTLTLMNLYFAQVVFKAKTKQRPEMSRGLLAVRGAFIGASLLFLLVNVLCAMLSRRHRTQPWALLLVRVLVSDSLFVICALSLAACLCLVARRAPSTSIYLEAKGTSVCQAAAMGGAMVLLYASRACYNLAALALAPHSRLDSFDYDWYNVSDQADLVNDLGDKGYLVFGLILFVWELLPTTLLVGFFRVHRPLQDLSTSRTIGGQVFSSRSYFFDRAGHCEDEGGPWEHNQGESTSPVLVEACVFSPPVSPCSLSGSLGAGSWYGAIGREPGWCGGSQSRSTPLLFSQVAGPAGHHHHSLYSTPQT; encoded by the exons ATGTCTGGCATGGAGGGCAACCTGTCCGGGTTGGTGCCTGCTGCAGGGCTGGTGCCTGCGCTGCCACCGGCAGTGACTCTGGGGCTGACTGCTGCCTACACTACGCTGTATGGCCTGCTCTTCCTCTCGGTCTATGCGCAGCTCTGGCTGGTACTGTTCTATGGACACAAACGACTCAGCTACCAGACAGTGTTTCTGGCCCTGTGCCTGCTCTGGGCTGCCCTGCGCaccaccctcttctccttctacttcaGAGACACAGCCCGAGCCAACCGCCTGGGCCCCCTCCCCTTCTGGTTGCTCTACTGCTGCCCTGTCTGTCTCCAGTTCTTCACCCTCACGCTGATGAACCTCTACTTTGCCCAG GTGGTGTTCAAGGCAAAGACAAAGCAGCGCCCAGAGATGAGCCGGGGCCT GCTGGCTGTTCGGGGGGCGTTCATTGGGGCCTCGCTGCTCTTCCTGCTGGTGAACGTGTTGTGTGCCATGCTGTCCCGTCGGCACCGGACGCAGCCCTGGGCCCTGCTACTGGTGCGAGTGCTGGTGAGCGATTCGCTCTTTGTGATCTGTGCCCTCTCTTTGGCTGCCTGCCTCTGCCTGGTGGCCCGGCGTGCCCCCTCTACCAGCATCTACCTGGAAGCCAAG GGGACCAGTGTGTGCCAGGCTGCAGCCATGGGTGGGGCCATGGTTTTGCTCTATGCCAGTCGGGCCTGCTACAATCTAGCAGCCCTGGCGCTGGCCCCCCATAGCCGGCTGGACTCCTTTGATTATGACTGGTACAATGTCTCTGACCAG GCTGACCTGGTAAATGACCTAGGGGACAAGGGTTACCTGGTCTTCGGCCTCATCCTCTTTGTGTGGGAGCTGCTGCCCACCACCCTGCTTGTTGGCTTCTTTCGGGTGCACCGGCCCCTGCAGGACCTG AGCACCAGCCGGACCATTGGTGGGCAGGTCTTCAGTTCTCGATCCTACTTCTTTGACCGGGCTGGACATTGTGAAGATGAGGGAGGCCCCTGGGAGCACAACCAGGGAGAGAGCACCAG CCCAGTGCTTGTTGAGGCCTGTGTGTTCAGTCCCCCCGTCTCTCCCTGCAGCCTGTCGGGGAGCCTGGGGGCTGGCAGCTGGTACGGTGCTATTGGGCGGGAGCCCGGCTGGTGTGGGGGCAGCCAGAGCCGAAGCACACCACTCCTCTTCTCCCAGGTGGCTGGGCCTGCTGGTCACCATCACCACAGCCTCTACTCCACCCCACAGACATGA
- the GPR137 gene encoding integral membrane protein GPR137 isoform X4, which produces MSGMEGNLSGLVPAAGLVPALPPAVTLGLTAAYTTLYGLLFLSVYAQLWLVLFYGHKRLSYQTVFLALCLLWAALRTTLFSFYFRDTARANRLGPLPFWLLYCCPVCLQFFTLTLMNLYFAQVVFKAKTKQRPEMSRGLLAVRGAFIGASLLFLLVNVLCAMLSRRHRTQPWALLLVRVLVSDSLFVICALSLAACLCLVARRAPSTSIYLEAKGTSVCQAAAMGGAMVLLYASRACYNLAALALAPHSRLDSFDYDWYNVSDQADLVNDLGDKGYLVFGLILFVWELLPTTLLVGFFRVHRPLQDLSTSRTIGGQVFSSRSYFFDRAGHCEDEGGPWEHNQGESTRYKVLWRLQWLLGPCLGGDRPSAC; this is translated from the exons ATGTCTGGCATGGAGGGCAACCTGTCCGGGTTGGTGCCTGCTGCAGGGCTGGTGCCTGCGCTGCCACCGGCAGTGACTCTGGGGCTGACTGCTGCCTACACTACGCTGTATGGCCTGCTCTTCCTCTCGGTCTATGCGCAGCTCTGGCTGGTACTGTTCTATGGACACAAACGACTCAGCTACCAGACAGTGTTTCTGGCCCTGTGCCTGCTCTGGGCTGCCCTGCGCaccaccctcttctccttctacttcaGAGACACAGCCCGAGCCAACCGCCTGGGCCCCCTCCCCTTCTGGTTGCTCTACTGCTGCCCTGTCTGTCTCCAGTTCTTCACCCTCACGCTGATGAACCTCTACTTTGCCCAG GTGGTGTTCAAGGCAAAGACAAAGCAGCGCCCAGAGATGAGCCGGGGCCT GCTGGCTGTTCGGGGGGCGTTCATTGGGGCCTCGCTGCTCTTCCTGCTGGTGAACGTGTTGTGTGCCATGCTGTCCCGTCGGCACCGGACGCAGCCCTGGGCCCTGCTACTGGTGCGAGTGCTGGTGAGCGATTCGCTCTTTGTGATCTGTGCCCTCTCTTTGGCTGCCTGCCTCTGCCTGGTGGCCCGGCGTGCCCCCTCTACCAGCATCTACCTGGAAGCCAAG GGGACCAGTGTGTGCCAGGCTGCAGCCATGGGTGGGGCCATGGTTTTGCTCTATGCCAGTCGGGCCTGCTACAATCTAGCAGCCCTGGCGCTGGCCCCCCATAGCCGGCTGGACTCCTTTGATTATGACTGGTACAATGTCTCTGACCAG GCTGACCTGGTAAATGACCTAGGGGACAAGGGTTACCTGGTCTTCGGCCTCATCCTCTTTGTGTGGGAGCTGCTGCCCACCACCCTGCTTGTTGGCTTCTTTCGGGTGCACCGGCCCCTGCAGGACCTG AGCACCAGCCGGACCATTGGTGGGCAGGTCTTCAGTTCTCGATCCTACTTCTTTGACCGGGCTGGACATTGTGAAGATGAGGGAGGCCCCTGGGAGCACAACCAGGGAGAGAGCACCAGGTACAAGGTGCTGTGGAGATTGCAGTGGCTGCTGGGACCTTGTCTGGGGGGAGATAGG CCCAGTGCTTGTTGA
- the GPR137 gene encoding integral membrane protein GPR137 isoform X5, whose product MSGMEGNLSGLVPAAGLVPALPPAVTLGLTAAYTTLYGLLFLSVYAQLWLVLFYGHKRLSYQTVFLALCLLWAALRTTLFSFYFRDTARANRLGPLPFWLLYCCPVCLQFFTLTLMNLYFAQVVFKAKTKQRPEMSRGLLAVRGAFIGASLLFLLVNVLCAMLSRRHRTQPWALLLVRVLVSDSLFVICALSLAACLCLVARRAPSTSIYLEAKGTSVCQAAAMGGAMVLLYASRACYNLAALALAPHSRLDSFDYDWYNVSDQADLVNDLGDKGYLVFGLILFVWELLPTTLLVGFFRVHRPLQDLSTSRTIGGQVFSSRSYFFDRAGHCEDEGGPWEHNQGESTRYKPSAC is encoded by the exons ATGTCTGGCATGGAGGGCAACCTGTCCGGGTTGGTGCCTGCTGCAGGGCTGGTGCCTGCGCTGCCACCGGCAGTGACTCTGGGGCTGACTGCTGCCTACACTACGCTGTATGGCCTGCTCTTCCTCTCGGTCTATGCGCAGCTCTGGCTGGTACTGTTCTATGGACACAAACGACTCAGCTACCAGACAGTGTTTCTGGCCCTGTGCCTGCTCTGGGCTGCCCTGCGCaccaccctcttctccttctacttcaGAGACACAGCCCGAGCCAACCGCCTGGGCCCCCTCCCCTTCTGGTTGCTCTACTGCTGCCCTGTCTGTCTCCAGTTCTTCACCCTCACGCTGATGAACCTCTACTTTGCCCAG GTGGTGTTCAAGGCAAAGACAAAGCAGCGCCCAGAGATGAGCCGGGGCCT GCTGGCTGTTCGGGGGGCGTTCATTGGGGCCTCGCTGCTCTTCCTGCTGGTGAACGTGTTGTGTGCCATGCTGTCCCGTCGGCACCGGACGCAGCCCTGGGCCCTGCTACTGGTGCGAGTGCTGGTGAGCGATTCGCTCTTTGTGATCTGTGCCCTCTCTTTGGCTGCCTGCCTCTGCCTGGTGGCCCGGCGTGCCCCCTCTACCAGCATCTACCTGGAAGCCAAG GGGACCAGTGTGTGCCAGGCTGCAGCCATGGGTGGGGCCATGGTTTTGCTCTATGCCAGTCGGGCCTGCTACAATCTAGCAGCCCTGGCGCTGGCCCCCCATAGCCGGCTGGACTCCTTTGATTATGACTGGTACAATGTCTCTGACCAG GCTGACCTGGTAAATGACCTAGGGGACAAGGGTTACCTGGTCTTCGGCCTCATCCTCTTTGTGTGGGAGCTGCTGCCCACCACCCTGCTTGTTGGCTTCTTTCGGGTGCACCGGCCCCTGCAGGACCTG AGCACCAGCCGGACCATTGGTGGGCAGGTCTTCAGTTCTCGATCCTACTTCTTTGACCGGGCTGGACATTGTGAAGATGAGGGAGGCCCCTGGGAGCACAACCAGGGAGAGAGCACCAGGTACAAG CCCAGTGCTTGTTGA
- the GPR137 gene encoding integral membrane protein GPR137 isoform X2, with product MSGMEGNLSGLVPAAGLVPALPPAVTLGLTAAYTTLYGLLFLSVYAQLWLVLFYGHKRLSYQTVFLALCLLWAALRTTLFSFYFRDTARANRLGPLPFWLLYCCPVCLQFFTLTLMNLYFAQVVFKAKTKQRPEMSRGLLAVRGAFIGASLLFLLVNVLCAMLSRRHRTQPWALLLVRVLVSDSLFVICALSLAACLCLVARRAPSTSIYLEAKGTSVCQAAAMGGAMVLLYASRACYNLAALALAPHSRLDSFDYDWYNVSDQADLVNDLGDKGYLVFGLILFVWELLPTTLLVGFFRVHRPLQDLSTSRTIGGQVFSSRSYFFDRAGHCEDEGGPWEHNQGESTSLSGSLGAGSWYGAIGREPGWCGGSQSRSTPLLFSQVAGPAGHHHHSLYSTPQT from the exons ATGTCTGGCATGGAGGGCAACCTGTCCGGGTTGGTGCCTGCTGCAGGGCTGGTGCCTGCGCTGCCACCGGCAGTGACTCTGGGGCTGACTGCTGCCTACACTACGCTGTATGGCCTGCTCTTCCTCTCGGTCTATGCGCAGCTCTGGCTGGTACTGTTCTATGGACACAAACGACTCAGCTACCAGACAGTGTTTCTGGCCCTGTGCCTGCTCTGGGCTGCCCTGCGCaccaccctcttctccttctacttcaGAGACACAGCCCGAGCCAACCGCCTGGGCCCCCTCCCCTTCTGGTTGCTCTACTGCTGCCCTGTCTGTCTCCAGTTCTTCACCCTCACGCTGATGAACCTCTACTTTGCCCAG GTGGTGTTCAAGGCAAAGACAAAGCAGCGCCCAGAGATGAGCCGGGGCCT GCTGGCTGTTCGGGGGGCGTTCATTGGGGCCTCGCTGCTCTTCCTGCTGGTGAACGTGTTGTGTGCCATGCTGTCCCGTCGGCACCGGACGCAGCCCTGGGCCCTGCTACTGGTGCGAGTGCTGGTGAGCGATTCGCTCTTTGTGATCTGTGCCCTCTCTTTGGCTGCCTGCCTCTGCCTGGTGGCCCGGCGTGCCCCCTCTACCAGCATCTACCTGGAAGCCAAG GGGACCAGTGTGTGCCAGGCTGCAGCCATGGGTGGGGCCATGGTTTTGCTCTATGCCAGTCGGGCCTGCTACAATCTAGCAGCCCTGGCGCTGGCCCCCCATAGCCGGCTGGACTCCTTTGATTATGACTGGTACAATGTCTCTGACCAG GCTGACCTGGTAAATGACCTAGGGGACAAGGGTTACCTGGTCTTCGGCCTCATCCTCTTTGTGTGGGAGCTGCTGCCCACCACCCTGCTTGTTGGCTTCTTTCGGGTGCACCGGCCCCTGCAGGACCTG AGCACCAGCCGGACCATTGGTGGGCAGGTCTTCAGTTCTCGATCCTACTTCTTTGACCGGGCTGGACATTGTGAAGATGAGGGAGGCCCCTGGGAGCACAACCAGGGAGAGAGCACCAG CCTGTCGGGGAGCCTGGGGGCTGGCAGCTGGTACGGTGCTATTGGGCGGGAGCCCGGCTGGTGTGGGGGCAGCCAGAGCCGAAGCACACCACTCCTCTTCTCCCAGGTGGCTGGGCCTGCTGGTCACCATCACCACAGCCTCTACTCCACCCCACAGACATGA
- the GPR137 gene encoding integral membrane protein GPR137 isoform X3, translating to MSGMEGNLSGLVPAAGLVPALPPAVTLGLTAAYTTLYGLLFLSVYAQLWLVLFYGHKRLSYQTVFLALCLLWAALRTTLFSFYFRDTARANRLGPLPFWLLYCCPVCLQFFTLTLMNLYFAQVVFKAKTKQRPEMSRGLLAVRGAFIGASLLFLLVNVLCAMLSRRHRTQPWALLLVRVLVSDSLFVICALSLAACLCLVARRAPSTSIYLEAKGTSVCQAAAMGGAMVLLYASRACYNLAALALAPHSRLDSFDYDWYNVSDQADLVNDLGDKGYLVFGLILFVWELLPTTLLVGFFRVHRPLQDLSTSRTIGGQVFSSRSYFFDRAGHCEDEGGPWEHNQGESTRYKPVGEPGGWQLVRCYWAGARLVWGQPEPKHTTPLLPGGWACWSPSPQPLLHPTDMSSLLPGASPPSDGPLPPTALSLPSLQLLGLGPAPQQLALGSELLPPAGGAGYHPPHGACFLSCACCSINSAHAPPGAMVWCLCPLTLDLTSRP from the exons ATGTCTGGCATGGAGGGCAACCTGTCCGGGTTGGTGCCTGCTGCAGGGCTGGTGCCTGCGCTGCCACCGGCAGTGACTCTGGGGCTGACTGCTGCCTACACTACGCTGTATGGCCTGCTCTTCCTCTCGGTCTATGCGCAGCTCTGGCTGGTACTGTTCTATGGACACAAACGACTCAGCTACCAGACAGTGTTTCTGGCCCTGTGCCTGCTCTGGGCTGCCCTGCGCaccaccctcttctccttctacttcaGAGACACAGCCCGAGCCAACCGCCTGGGCCCCCTCCCCTTCTGGTTGCTCTACTGCTGCCCTGTCTGTCTCCAGTTCTTCACCCTCACGCTGATGAACCTCTACTTTGCCCAG GTGGTGTTCAAGGCAAAGACAAAGCAGCGCCCAGAGATGAGCCGGGGCCT GCTGGCTGTTCGGGGGGCGTTCATTGGGGCCTCGCTGCTCTTCCTGCTGGTGAACGTGTTGTGTGCCATGCTGTCCCGTCGGCACCGGACGCAGCCCTGGGCCCTGCTACTGGTGCGAGTGCTGGTGAGCGATTCGCTCTTTGTGATCTGTGCCCTCTCTTTGGCTGCCTGCCTCTGCCTGGTGGCCCGGCGTGCCCCCTCTACCAGCATCTACCTGGAAGCCAAG GGGACCAGTGTGTGCCAGGCTGCAGCCATGGGTGGGGCCATGGTTTTGCTCTATGCCAGTCGGGCCTGCTACAATCTAGCAGCCCTGGCGCTGGCCCCCCATAGCCGGCTGGACTCCTTTGATTATGACTGGTACAATGTCTCTGACCAG GCTGACCTGGTAAATGACCTAGGGGACAAGGGTTACCTGGTCTTCGGCCTCATCCTCTTTGTGTGGGAGCTGCTGCCCACCACCCTGCTTGTTGGCTTCTTTCGGGTGCACCGGCCCCTGCAGGACCTG AGCACCAGCCGGACCATTGGTGGGCAGGTCTTCAGTTCTCGATCCTACTTCTTTGACCGGGCTGGACATTGTGAAGATGAGGGAGGCCCCTGGGAGCACAACCAGGGAGAGAGCACCAGGTACAAG CCTGTCGGGGAGCCTGGGGGCTGGCAGCTGGTACGGTGCTATTGGGCGGGAGCCCGGCTGGTGTGGGGGCAGCCAGAGCCGAAGCACACCACTCCTCTTCTCCCAGGTGGCTGGGCCTGCTGGTCACCATCACCACAGCCTCTACTCCACCCCACAGACATGAGCTCCCTTCTTCCTGGGGCTTCTCCTCCTTCTGATggcccccttccccccactgccCTGTCTCTGCCCAGTTTGCAGCTTCTAGGGCTGGGTCCAGCCCCTCAGCAGCTAGCTCTTGGTAGTGAGCTGCTGCCTCCTGCTGGGGGGGCGGGGTACCATCCACCACATGGAGCCTGCTTCCTCTCTTGTGCCTGCTGCTCAATAAATAGTGCCCATGCCCCTCCTGGAGCCATGGTCTGGTGCTTGTGCCCTCTCACCTTGGACTTGACTTCCAGGCCCTGA